One window from the genome of Amphiprion ocellaris isolate individual 3 ecotype Okinawa chromosome 23, ASM2253959v1, whole genome shotgun sequence encodes:
- the kirrel1a gene encoding kin of IRRE-like protein 1a isoform X2, with product MQRLLLLSLLLSFQTVWTARFSQEPADQSVVRGQRVILSCVVFNYSGIVQWTKDGLALGIGEDLRAWPRYRVLRVQELGQYNLEILSADLSDDSLYECQAPDAALRSRRAKLTVLIPPDDPVIDGGPEVLLNAGESYNLSCVSRGAKPPSMIEWLKDGLPVDGAASTTEVLPDRKRVTTRSYLPIQPVDTDTGRNYSCVATNLAIPTGKSTTVTLNVHHPPTVTLSIEPRSVLEGDRVTFTCQAHANPPIMGYRWAKGGVVLQGARESVFTTKADHSFFTEPVSCLVFNAVGKTNVSILVDVHFGPILLVEPQPKTVDVDSDVTLNCKWAGNPPLTLTWFKKGSNMVLSNSNQLYLKSVSQADAGQYVCKAIVPRIGVGETEVTLTVNGPPIISSDPVQYAVRGERGEVKCYIASTPPPDKIVWAWKENVWEKEKGTLLERYTVEQSKQSAEGGGVQSTLTINNVMESDFLSSYNCTAWNSFGPGTMIITLEEKEEVPVGIIAGGTVGSTILLFIFLLVLVLIFYRQRKGRRGVTLGKPDIKVETINKETHSLEEDSGSVSTASRMVKAMYSFLPSVSFSPSNQPFKDDIELKSDLRSDTLDTRQEYDLKDPTNGYYNVRASTHDEVRPASRSTMHYSDYRSPAGTPGGAASISSSTGGSGATASGGAPGPPGPLTSPGRPQACYDPRPPSRLSHISYAQFNTFTRGGQTQQPPANPAPAASDFPGDCSLLDSTSQLAYDNYGYPSHYQTYRMGFAPSSLAPLEAGPSYEMYGVGSGVASPGVGVGPGGPAPSGSETGLGKYGSSTRFSYTSQHSDYSHSRHTQRMQTHV from the exons TGTGGACAGCAAGATTCTCTCAGGAGCCGGCAGACCAGTCGGTGGTGCGGGGCCAGAGGGTGATCCTGTCCTGTGTTGTCTTCAACTACTCTGGCATTGTTCAGTGGACCAAAGATGGCCTGGCTCTGGGCATCGGAGAGGACCTCCGGG CCTGGCCCAGGTATCGTGTGCTGCGGGTCCAGGAGCTGGGCCAGTACAACCTGGAGATCCTGTCAGCTGATCTGTCTGACGACTCCCTGTACGAGTGCCAGGCCCCTGATGCCGCCCTGAGGTCCAGGAGGGCCAAACTCACCGTCCTCA TCCCCCCAGACGACCCGGTGATCGATGGGGGCCCCGAGGTGCTGCTGAATGCGGGGGAGTCCTACAACCTGAGCTGCGTGTCTCGAGGGGCCAAACCGCCTTCTATGATCGAGTGGCTTAAAGACGGTCTGCCTGTGGATGGGGCTGCCAGCACCACC GAGGTGCTTCCAGACAGGAAGAGGGTGACCACACGTAGCTACCTTCCCATCCAGCCCGTTGACACCGACACTGGGAGGAACTACAGCTGTGTGGCCACCAACCTGGCCATTCCCACCGGCAAAAGCACAACCGTCACCCTCAACGTGCACC aTCCACCGACTGTGACCTTGTCCATTGAGCCTCGCTCCGTCCTAGAAGGGGACAGAGTCACCTTCACCTGCCAGGCCCACGCCAACCCTCCTATTATGGGCTACAG GTGGGCTAAAGGCGGCGTGGTGCTGCAGGGTGCCAGGGAGAGCGTGTTCACCACTAAGGCTGACCACTCCTTCTTCACCGAGCCCGTCTCCTGTCTGGTTTTCAACGCTGTGGGAAAGACCAACGTCAGCATCTTGGTGGACGTTCACT TCGGCCCGATCCTGCTGGTGGAGCCGCAGCCAAAAACAGTGGATGTCGACTCTGATGTCACCCTCAACTGCAAATGGGCTGGAAACCCTCCGCTCACACTCACCTGGTTCAAAAAGGGTTCAAACATG GTTCTGAGTAACAGCAACCAGCTGTATCTGAAGTCGGTGAGCCAGGCGGATGCTGGCCAGTATGTATGCAAGGCCATCGTCCCACGGATTGGAGTAGGAGAGACTGAGGTCACCCTCACAGTCAACG GTCCACCCATCATCTCCAGCGATCCAGTCCAGTACGCTGTGAGAGGGGAGCGAGGAGAGGTGAAATGCTACATCGCCAGCACTCCTCCACCAGATAAGATA GTGTGGGCCTGGAAGGAGAACGTATGGGAGAAAGAGAAGGGAACGCTGCTGGAGAGGTACACGGTGGAGCAGAGCAAACAGTCAGCAGAGGGCGGCGGCGTCCAATCCACCCTCACCATCAACAACGTGATGGAGTCGGACTTTCTGTCCAGCTACAACTGCACGGCCTGGAACTCGTTCGGCCCGGGCACCATGATCATCACACTGGAGGAGAAAG AGGAGGTTCCAGTGGGGATAATAGCCGGTGGGACGGTGGGCTCCACCATCCTCCTGTTCATCTTTCTGCTGGTCCTCGTTCTTATCTTCTACCGACAGCGCAAAG GTCGGCGCGGGGTCACGCTGGGAAAGCCCGACATCAAGGTGGAGACGATAAACAAGGAGACCCACAGCTTGGAGGAGGACTCCGGCAGCGTGTCCACAGCTTCGCGCATGGTCAAGGCCATGTACTCG TTTCTCCCCTCTGTGTCCTTCTCTCCCTCCAATCAGCCCTTTAAAGATGACATAGAGCTCAAGTCTGACCTCCGCAGTGACACCCTGGACACCCGCCAGGAGTATGACCTAAAG GACCCTACCAACGGCTACTACAACGTGCGAGCCTCCACCCACGACGAAGTCCGCCCTGCGTCGCGTTCCACCATGCACTACTCCGACTACCGCTCCCCTGCAGGAACACCCGGGGGAGCAGCATCCATtagcagcagcactggaggctcTGGAGCAACAGCCAGCGGAGGAGCCCCTGGTCCCCCCGGCCCCCTCACCTCCCCCGGCCGCCCGCAAGCCTGCTACGACCCCCGGCCGCCCTCCAGACTGTCCCATATCAGCTACGCCCAGTTCAACACCTTCACCCGCGGGGGCCAGACCCAGCAGCCCCCGGCTAACCCCGCCCCCGCAGCCAGTGACTTCCCTGGGGACTGTAGCCTCCTGGACTCCACTTCTCAGCTGGCCTACGACAACTACGGATACCCCTCACACTACCAGACCTACCGCATGGGTTTCGCTCCGTCCAGCCTggcccctctggaggccggcccATCCTACGAGATGTACGGGGTGGGATCTGGGGTGGCGAGCCCTGGGGTGGGGGTCGGCCCGGGTGGCCCAGCTCCCTCAGGGTCAGAGACTGGACTCGGGAAGTACGGCAGCTCCACTCGCTTCTCCTACACCTCGCAGCACTCTGACTACTCCCACAGCCGACACACACAAAGGATGCAGACTCACGTGTGA
- the kirrel1a gene encoding kin of IRRE-like protein 1a isoform X4, which yields MQRLLLLSLLLSFQTVWTARFSQEPADQSVVRGQRVILSCVVFNYSGIVQWTKDGLALGIGEDLRAWPRYRVLRVQELGQYNLEILSADLSDDSLYECQAPDAALRSRRAKLTVLIPPDDPVIDGGPEVLLNAGESYNLSCVSRGAKPPSMIEWLKDGLPVDGAASTTEVLPDRKRVTTRSYLPIQPVDTDTGRNYSCVATNLAIPTGKSTTVTLNVHHPPTVTLSIEPRSVLEGDRVTFTCQAHANPPIMGYRWAKGGVVLQGARESVFTTKADHSFFTEPVSCLVFNAVGKTNVSILVDVHFGPILLVEPQPKTVDVDSDVTLNCKWAGNPPLTLTWFKKGSNMVLSNSNQLYLKSVSQADAGQYVCKAIVPRIGVGETEVTLTVNGPPIISSDPVQYAVRGERGEVKCYIASTPPPDKIVWAWKENVWEKEKGTLLERYTVEQSKQSAEGGGVQSTLTINNVMESDFLSSYNCTAWNSFGPGTMIITLEEKEEVPVGIIAGGTVGSTILLFIFLLVLVLIFYRQRKGRRGVTLGKPDIKVETINKETHSLEEDSGSVSTASRMVKAMYSPFKDDIELKSDLRSDTLDTRQEYDLKDPTNGYYNVRASTHDEVRPASRSTMHYSDYRSPAGTPGGAASISSSTGGSGATASGGAPGPPGPLTSPGRPQACYDPRPPSRLSHISYAQFNTFTRGGQTQQPPANPAPAASDFPGDCSLLDSTSQLAYDNYGYPSHYQTYRMGFAPSSLAPLEAGPSYEMYGVGSGVASPGVGVGPGGPAPSGSETGLGKYGSSTRFSYTSQHSDYSHSRHTQRMQTHV from the exons TGTGGACAGCAAGATTCTCTCAGGAGCCGGCAGACCAGTCGGTGGTGCGGGGCCAGAGGGTGATCCTGTCCTGTGTTGTCTTCAACTACTCTGGCATTGTTCAGTGGACCAAAGATGGCCTGGCTCTGGGCATCGGAGAGGACCTCCGGG CCTGGCCCAGGTATCGTGTGCTGCGGGTCCAGGAGCTGGGCCAGTACAACCTGGAGATCCTGTCAGCTGATCTGTCTGACGACTCCCTGTACGAGTGCCAGGCCCCTGATGCCGCCCTGAGGTCCAGGAGGGCCAAACTCACCGTCCTCA TCCCCCCAGACGACCCGGTGATCGATGGGGGCCCCGAGGTGCTGCTGAATGCGGGGGAGTCCTACAACCTGAGCTGCGTGTCTCGAGGGGCCAAACCGCCTTCTATGATCGAGTGGCTTAAAGACGGTCTGCCTGTGGATGGGGCTGCCAGCACCACC GAGGTGCTTCCAGACAGGAAGAGGGTGACCACACGTAGCTACCTTCCCATCCAGCCCGTTGACACCGACACTGGGAGGAACTACAGCTGTGTGGCCACCAACCTGGCCATTCCCACCGGCAAAAGCACAACCGTCACCCTCAACGTGCACC aTCCACCGACTGTGACCTTGTCCATTGAGCCTCGCTCCGTCCTAGAAGGGGACAGAGTCACCTTCACCTGCCAGGCCCACGCCAACCCTCCTATTATGGGCTACAG GTGGGCTAAAGGCGGCGTGGTGCTGCAGGGTGCCAGGGAGAGCGTGTTCACCACTAAGGCTGACCACTCCTTCTTCACCGAGCCCGTCTCCTGTCTGGTTTTCAACGCTGTGGGAAAGACCAACGTCAGCATCTTGGTGGACGTTCACT TCGGCCCGATCCTGCTGGTGGAGCCGCAGCCAAAAACAGTGGATGTCGACTCTGATGTCACCCTCAACTGCAAATGGGCTGGAAACCCTCCGCTCACACTCACCTGGTTCAAAAAGGGTTCAAACATG GTTCTGAGTAACAGCAACCAGCTGTATCTGAAGTCGGTGAGCCAGGCGGATGCTGGCCAGTATGTATGCAAGGCCATCGTCCCACGGATTGGAGTAGGAGAGACTGAGGTCACCCTCACAGTCAACG GTCCACCCATCATCTCCAGCGATCCAGTCCAGTACGCTGTGAGAGGGGAGCGAGGAGAGGTGAAATGCTACATCGCCAGCACTCCTCCACCAGATAAGATA GTGTGGGCCTGGAAGGAGAACGTATGGGAGAAAGAGAAGGGAACGCTGCTGGAGAGGTACACGGTGGAGCAGAGCAAACAGTCAGCAGAGGGCGGCGGCGTCCAATCCACCCTCACCATCAACAACGTGATGGAGTCGGACTTTCTGTCCAGCTACAACTGCACGGCCTGGAACTCGTTCGGCCCGGGCACCATGATCATCACACTGGAGGAGAAAG AGGAGGTTCCAGTGGGGATAATAGCCGGTGGGACGGTGGGCTCCACCATCCTCCTGTTCATCTTTCTGCTGGTCCTCGTTCTTATCTTCTACCGACAGCGCAAAG GTCGGCGCGGGGTCACGCTGGGAAAGCCCGACATCAAGGTGGAGACGATAAACAAGGAGACCCACAGCTTGGAGGAGGACTCCGGCAGCGTGTCCACAGCTTCGCGCATGGTCAAGGCCATGTACTCG CCCTTTAAAGATGACATAGAGCTCAAGTCTGACCTCCGCAGTGACACCCTGGACACCCGCCAGGAGTATGACCTAAAG GACCCTACCAACGGCTACTACAACGTGCGAGCCTCCACCCACGACGAAGTCCGCCCTGCGTCGCGTTCCACCATGCACTACTCCGACTACCGCTCCCCTGCAGGAACACCCGGGGGAGCAGCATCCATtagcagcagcactggaggctcTGGAGCAACAGCCAGCGGAGGAGCCCCTGGTCCCCCCGGCCCCCTCACCTCCCCCGGCCGCCCGCAAGCCTGCTACGACCCCCGGCCGCCCTCCAGACTGTCCCATATCAGCTACGCCCAGTTCAACACCTTCACCCGCGGGGGCCAGACCCAGCAGCCCCCGGCTAACCCCGCCCCCGCAGCCAGTGACTTCCCTGGGGACTGTAGCCTCCTGGACTCCACTTCTCAGCTGGCCTACGACAACTACGGATACCCCTCACACTACCAGACCTACCGCATGGGTTTCGCTCCGTCCAGCCTggcccctctggaggccggcccATCCTACGAGATGTACGGGGTGGGATCTGGGGTGGCGAGCCCTGGGGTGGGGGTCGGCCCGGGTGGCCCAGCTCCCTCAGGGTCAGAGACTGGACTCGGGAAGTACGGCAGCTCCACTCGCTTCTCCTACACCTCGCAGCACTCTGACTACTCCCACAGCCGACACACACAAAGGATGCAGACTCACGTGTGA
- the kirrel1a gene encoding kin of IRRE-like protein 1a isoform X3, whose translation MQRLLLLSLLLSFQTVWTARFSQEPADQSVVRGQRVILSCVVFNYSGIVQWTKDGLALGIGEDLRAWPRYRVLRVQELGQYNLEILSADLSDDSLYECQAPDAALRSRRAKLTVLIPPDDPVIDGGPEVLLNAGESYNLSCVSRGAKPPSMIEWLKDGLPVDGAASTTEVLPDRKRVTTRSYLPIQPVDTDTGRNYSCVATNLAIPTGKSTTVTLNVHHPPTVTLSIEPRSVLEGDRVTFTCQAHANPPIMGYRWAKGGVVLQGARESVFTTKADHSFFTEPVSCLVFNAVGKTNVSILVDVHFGPILLVEPQPKTVDVDSDVTLNCKWAGNPPLTLTWFKKGSNMVLSNSNQLYLKSVSQADAGQYVCKAIVPRIGVGETEVTLTVNGPPIISSDPVQYAVRGERGEVKCYIASTPPPDKIVWAWKENVWEKEKGTLLERYTVEQSKQSAEGGGVQSTLTINNVMESDFLSSYNCTAWNSFGPGTMIITLEEKEEVPVGIIAGGTVGSTILLFIFLLVLVLIFYRQRKGSRRGVTLGKPDIKVETINKETHSLEEDSGSVSTASRMVKAMYSPFKDDIELKSDLRSDTLDTRQEYDLKDPTNGYYNVRASTHDEVRPASRSTMHYSDYRSPAGTPGGAASISSSTGGSGATASGGAPGPPGPLTSPGRPQACYDPRPPSRLSHISYAQFNTFTRGGQTQQPPANPAPAASDFPGDCSLLDSTSQLAYDNYGYPSHYQTYRMGFAPSSLAPLEAGPSYEMYGVGSGVASPGVGVGPGGPAPSGSETGLGKYGSSTRFSYTSQHSDYSHSRHTQRMQTHV comes from the exons TGTGGACAGCAAGATTCTCTCAGGAGCCGGCAGACCAGTCGGTGGTGCGGGGCCAGAGGGTGATCCTGTCCTGTGTTGTCTTCAACTACTCTGGCATTGTTCAGTGGACCAAAGATGGCCTGGCTCTGGGCATCGGAGAGGACCTCCGGG CCTGGCCCAGGTATCGTGTGCTGCGGGTCCAGGAGCTGGGCCAGTACAACCTGGAGATCCTGTCAGCTGATCTGTCTGACGACTCCCTGTACGAGTGCCAGGCCCCTGATGCCGCCCTGAGGTCCAGGAGGGCCAAACTCACCGTCCTCA TCCCCCCAGACGACCCGGTGATCGATGGGGGCCCCGAGGTGCTGCTGAATGCGGGGGAGTCCTACAACCTGAGCTGCGTGTCTCGAGGGGCCAAACCGCCTTCTATGATCGAGTGGCTTAAAGACGGTCTGCCTGTGGATGGGGCTGCCAGCACCACC GAGGTGCTTCCAGACAGGAAGAGGGTGACCACACGTAGCTACCTTCCCATCCAGCCCGTTGACACCGACACTGGGAGGAACTACAGCTGTGTGGCCACCAACCTGGCCATTCCCACCGGCAAAAGCACAACCGTCACCCTCAACGTGCACC aTCCACCGACTGTGACCTTGTCCATTGAGCCTCGCTCCGTCCTAGAAGGGGACAGAGTCACCTTCACCTGCCAGGCCCACGCCAACCCTCCTATTATGGGCTACAG GTGGGCTAAAGGCGGCGTGGTGCTGCAGGGTGCCAGGGAGAGCGTGTTCACCACTAAGGCTGACCACTCCTTCTTCACCGAGCCCGTCTCCTGTCTGGTTTTCAACGCTGTGGGAAAGACCAACGTCAGCATCTTGGTGGACGTTCACT TCGGCCCGATCCTGCTGGTGGAGCCGCAGCCAAAAACAGTGGATGTCGACTCTGATGTCACCCTCAACTGCAAATGGGCTGGAAACCCTCCGCTCACACTCACCTGGTTCAAAAAGGGTTCAAACATG GTTCTGAGTAACAGCAACCAGCTGTATCTGAAGTCGGTGAGCCAGGCGGATGCTGGCCAGTATGTATGCAAGGCCATCGTCCCACGGATTGGAGTAGGAGAGACTGAGGTCACCCTCACAGTCAACG GTCCACCCATCATCTCCAGCGATCCAGTCCAGTACGCTGTGAGAGGGGAGCGAGGAGAGGTGAAATGCTACATCGCCAGCACTCCTCCACCAGATAAGATA GTGTGGGCCTGGAAGGAGAACGTATGGGAGAAAGAGAAGGGAACGCTGCTGGAGAGGTACACGGTGGAGCAGAGCAAACAGTCAGCAGAGGGCGGCGGCGTCCAATCCACCCTCACCATCAACAACGTGATGGAGTCGGACTTTCTGTCCAGCTACAACTGCACGGCCTGGAACTCGTTCGGCCCGGGCACCATGATCATCACACTGGAGGAGAAAG AGGAGGTTCCAGTGGGGATAATAGCCGGTGGGACGGTGGGCTCCACCATCCTCCTGTTCATCTTTCTGCTGGTCCTCGTTCTTATCTTCTACCGACAGCGCAAAGGCA GTCGGCGCGGGGTCACGCTGGGAAAGCCCGACATCAAGGTGGAGACGATAAACAAGGAGACCCACAGCTTGGAGGAGGACTCCGGCAGCGTGTCCACAGCTTCGCGCATGGTCAAGGCCATGTACTCG CCCTTTAAAGATGACATAGAGCTCAAGTCTGACCTCCGCAGTGACACCCTGGACACCCGCCAGGAGTATGACCTAAAG GACCCTACCAACGGCTACTACAACGTGCGAGCCTCCACCCACGACGAAGTCCGCCCTGCGTCGCGTTCCACCATGCACTACTCCGACTACCGCTCCCCTGCAGGAACACCCGGGGGAGCAGCATCCATtagcagcagcactggaggctcTGGAGCAACAGCCAGCGGAGGAGCCCCTGGTCCCCCCGGCCCCCTCACCTCCCCCGGCCGCCCGCAAGCCTGCTACGACCCCCGGCCGCCCTCCAGACTGTCCCATATCAGCTACGCCCAGTTCAACACCTTCACCCGCGGGGGCCAGACCCAGCAGCCCCCGGCTAACCCCGCCCCCGCAGCCAGTGACTTCCCTGGGGACTGTAGCCTCCTGGACTCCACTTCTCAGCTGGCCTACGACAACTACGGATACCCCTCACACTACCAGACCTACCGCATGGGTTTCGCTCCGTCCAGCCTggcccctctggaggccggcccATCCTACGAGATGTACGGGGTGGGATCTGGGGTGGCGAGCCCTGGGGTGGGGGTCGGCCCGGGTGGCCCAGCTCCCTCAGGGTCAGAGACTGGACTCGGGAAGTACGGCAGCTCCACTCGCTTCTCCTACACCTCGCAGCACTCTGACTACTCCCACAGCCGACACACACAAAGGATGCAGACTCACGTGTGA
- the kirrel1a gene encoding kin of IRRE-like protein 1a isoform X1 encodes MQRLLLLSLLLSFQTVWTARFSQEPADQSVVRGQRVILSCVVFNYSGIVQWTKDGLALGIGEDLRAWPRYRVLRVQELGQYNLEILSADLSDDSLYECQAPDAALRSRRAKLTVLIPPDDPVIDGGPEVLLNAGESYNLSCVSRGAKPPSMIEWLKDGLPVDGAASTTEVLPDRKRVTTRSYLPIQPVDTDTGRNYSCVATNLAIPTGKSTTVTLNVHHPPTVTLSIEPRSVLEGDRVTFTCQAHANPPIMGYRWAKGGVVLQGARESVFTTKADHSFFTEPVSCLVFNAVGKTNVSILVDVHFGPILLVEPQPKTVDVDSDVTLNCKWAGNPPLTLTWFKKGSNMVLSNSNQLYLKSVSQADAGQYVCKAIVPRIGVGETEVTLTVNGPPIISSDPVQYAVRGERGEVKCYIASTPPPDKIVWAWKENVWEKEKGTLLERYTVEQSKQSAEGGGVQSTLTINNVMESDFLSSYNCTAWNSFGPGTMIITLEEKEEVPVGIIAGGTVGSTILLFIFLLVLVLIFYRQRKGSRRGVTLGKPDIKVETINKETHSLEEDSGSVSTASRMVKAMYSFLPSVSFSPSNQPFKDDIELKSDLRSDTLDTRQEYDLKDPTNGYYNVRASTHDEVRPASRSTMHYSDYRSPAGTPGGAASISSSTGGSGATASGGAPGPPGPLTSPGRPQACYDPRPPSRLSHISYAQFNTFTRGGQTQQPPANPAPAASDFPGDCSLLDSTSQLAYDNYGYPSHYQTYRMGFAPSSLAPLEAGPSYEMYGVGSGVASPGVGVGPGGPAPSGSETGLGKYGSSTRFSYTSQHSDYSHSRHTQRMQTHV; translated from the exons TGTGGACAGCAAGATTCTCTCAGGAGCCGGCAGACCAGTCGGTGGTGCGGGGCCAGAGGGTGATCCTGTCCTGTGTTGTCTTCAACTACTCTGGCATTGTTCAGTGGACCAAAGATGGCCTGGCTCTGGGCATCGGAGAGGACCTCCGGG CCTGGCCCAGGTATCGTGTGCTGCGGGTCCAGGAGCTGGGCCAGTACAACCTGGAGATCCTGTCAGCTGATCTGTCTGACGACTCCCTGTACGAGTGCCAGGCCCCTGATGCCGCCCTGAGGTCCAGGAGGGCCAAACTCACCGTCCTCA TCCCCCCAGACGACCCGGTGATCGATGGGGGCCCCGAGGTGCTGCTGAATGCGGGGGAGTCCTACAACCTGAGCTGCGTGTCTCGAGGGGCCAAACCGCCTTCTATGATCGAGTGGCTTAAAGACGGTCTGCCTGTGGATGGGGCTGCCAGCACCACC GAGGTGCTTCCAGACAGGAAGAGGGTGACCACACGTAGCTACCTTCCCATCCAGCCCGTTGACACCGACACTGGGAGGAACTACAGCTGTGTGGCCACCAACCTGGCCATTCCCACCGGCAAAAGCACAACCGTCACCCTCAACGTGCACC aTCCACCGACTGTGACCTTGTCCATTGAGCCTCGCTCCGTCCTAGAAGGGGACAGAGTCACCTTCACCTGCCAGGCCCACGCCAACCCTCCTATTATGGGCTACAG GTGGGCTAAAGGCGGCGTGGTGCTGCAGGGTGCCAGGGAGAGCGTGTTCACCACTAAGGCTGACCACTCCTTCTTCACCGAGCCCGTCTCCTGTCTGGTTTTCAACGCTGTGGGAAAGACCAACGTCAGCATCTTGGTGGACGTTCACT TCGGCCCGATCCTGCTGGTGGAGCCGCAGCCAAAAACAGTGGATGTCGACTCTGATGTCACCCTCAACTGCAAATGGGCTGGAAACCCTCCGCTCACACTCACCTGGTTCAAAAAGGGTTCAAACATG GTTCTGAGTAACAGCAACCAGCTGTATCTGAAGTCGGTGAGCCAGGCGGATGCTGGCCAGTATGTATGCAAGGCCATCGTCCCACGGATTGGAGTAGGAGAGACTGAGGTCACCCTCACAGTCAACG GTCCACCCATCATCTCCAGCGATCCAGTCCAGTACGCTGTGAGAGGGGAGCGAGGAGAGGTGAAATGCTACATCGCCAGCACTCCTCCACCAGATAAGATA GTGTGGGCCTGGAAGGAGAACGTATGGGAGAAAGAGAAGGGAACGCTGCTGGAGAGGTACACGGTGGAGCAGAGCAAACAGTCAGCAGAGGGCGGCGGCGTCCAATCCACCCTCACCATCAACAACGTGATGGAGTCGGACTTTCTGTCCAGCTACAACTGCACGGCCTGGAACTCGTTCGGCCCGGGCACCATGATCATCACACTGGAGGAGAAAG AGGAGGTTCCAGTGGGGATAATAGCCGGTGGGACGGTGGGCTCCACCATCCTCCTGTTCATCTTTCTGCTGGTCCTCGTTCTTATCTTCTACCGACAGCGCAAAGGCA GTCGGCGCGGGGTCACGCTGGGAAAGCCCGACATCAAGGTGGAGACGATAAACAAGGAGACCCACAGCTTGGAGGAGGACTCCGGCAGCGTGTCCACAGCTTCGCGCATGGTCAAGGCCATGTACTCG TTTCTCCCCTCTGTGTCCTTCTCTCCCTCCAATCAGCCCTTTAAAGATGACATAGAGCTCAAGTCTGACCTCCGCAGTGACACCCTGGACACCCGCCAGGAGTATGACCTAAAG GACCCTACCAACGGCTACTACAACGTGCGAGCCTCCACCCACGACGAAGTCCGCCCTGCGTCGCGTTCCACCATGCACTACTCCGACTACCGCTCCCCTGCAGGAACACCCGGGGGAGCAGCATCCATtagcagcagcactggaggctcTGGAGCAACAGCCAGCGGAGGAGCCCCTGGTCCCCCCGGCCCCCTCACCTCCCCCGGCCGCCCGCAAGCCTGCTACGACCCCCGGCCGCCCTCCAGACTGTCCCATATCAGCTACGCCCAGTTCAACACCTTCACCCGCGGGGGCCAGACCCAGCAGCCCCCGGCTAACCCCGCCCCCGCAGCCAGTGACTTCCCTGGGGACTGTAGCCTCCTGGACTCCACTTCTCAGCTGGCCTACGACAACTACGGATACCCCTCACACTACCAGACCTACCGCATGGGTTTCGCTCCGTCCAGCCTggcccctctggaggccggcccATCCTACGAGATGTACGGGGTGGGATCTGGGGTGGCGAGCCCTGGGGTGGGGGTCGGCCCGGGTGGCCCAGCTCCCTCAGGGTCAGAGACTGGACTCGGGAAGTACGGCAGCTCCACTCGCTTCTCCTACACCTCGCAGCACTCTGACTACTCCCACAGCCGACACACACAAAGGATGCAGACTCACGTGTGA